The genomic interval GCGCGCTTCGACTCGACGCTCTTGCGCGCAGCGGGGCTGCTCGGACTGAATGAGGCGCTCGACGCGGGCGTCCTTGCGGAAGTGGCGACCACGGCGCCCGATCCGCTTACTGCGGCGGCGCGCGTCAGCGCCGCGGCGATGAAACACGGCGCGCCCACCGCGGACTGGGAAACTTTCGTCTTTGTCGTCGCCGATCTTGCGCTCGCGAGCCGTCTGAACTGGGCGCGGCCGGTCCCTCTGCTCGCCGTCGCCATCCTGCATCCCTCGCTGCGGCGCGGAGCAGGGGGAAAGCGCCCACGGCCCACGGACGACGACTGGCCGGATTCCGTCGCGCGCGCCTATGGGCTCGCAATCGTCGAGGCCCATGGGCTCGCCGTCGACCTGGCGAGGCGCGCGCAAAAGCTCGTTTCCGTCGCACCGATGTTGCGCGCGAAAGGCGCATGGCGCGTCGTCGAGATGCTGCTTGTCGACGACGCCGTCACGCCCGCCGC from Methylocystis iwaonis carries:
- a CDS encoding DUF1403 family protein; this translates as MQTSEIQPLPRWTRSQGADSGAAAFSTGAGLALFDQILRSGSDGAEPPFAGCLRQRLALRAAESCATLSRLREDAAVLRDAEHLSGGGETSPAGRLHSVFRLYASFPARFDSTLLRAAGLLGLNEALDAGVLAEVATTAPDPLTAAARVSAAAMKHGAPTADWETFVFVVADLALASRLNWARPVPLLAVAILHPSLRRGAGGKRPRPTDDDWPDSVARAYGLAIVEAHGLAVDLARRAQKLVSVAPMLRAKGAWRVVEMLLVDDAVTPAAAASRSGLSDRAARRLFDRLVALGAVRELSGRDSFRIYGL